In one Balaenoptera ricei isolate mBalRic1 chromosome 20, mBalRic1.hap2, whole genome shotgun sequence genomic region, the following are encoded:
- the SCARF1 gene encoding scavenger receptor class F member 1 isoform X5 gives MAARPSGLVSSGKALGGSREGVGSCGGQTNPSPPTALAAMGLGLLFPLLLLWTRGTQGSELDPNGRHVCMASSPSAELQCCPGWRQKDRECTTPICEGLDVCREDEVCVKPGLCRCKPGFFGARCNSRCPGQYWGPDCRENCACHPHGQCEPATGVCHCQSDRWGDRCEFPCACGPHGRCNPETGACRCEPGWWSPTCRRPCQCNPAAARCDQATGSCLCEPGWWGRRCSFRCACHGSPCAQESGRCACRPGWWGSECRQPCECVRGRCSAASGLCTCPPGFRGARCELPCPAGRYGLQCRDSCGHCKQHEPCSADTGSCESCEPGWNGTQCHEPCPPGTFGESCRQQCPHCRLGEACQPDTGHCRHCDPGWLGPRCEDPCPIGTFGEGCGSTCPTCVQGACDAVTGECVCNAGYWGPSCNTSCPSGFHGNNCSVPCECPEGNCHPVSGACQLGSHSQDAALIAGILVPLLLLLLAIACCACCCWAARLDPKDRPARDGTAMSRMKLQVWGALTSSLGSALPCGSLSSHKLPWVTASSSRPRLAGPRTTPSLLTPSLEKRTRVLPTACRPKKGWSLLPKQSHQRPAWPEVPSLPLRTPPRRLPSRALPA, from the exons ATGGCAGCCCGCCCCTCCGGCCTGGTTTCCTCAGGAAAAGCCttgggaggaagcagggagggggtTGGGAGCTGTGGGGGCCAGACTAACCCAAGCCCTCCCACTGCACTGGCCGCCATGGGGCTGGGGCTCCTCTTCCCTCTGCTGCTGCTCTGGACTCGGGGGACCCAGGGGTCTGAGCTGGACCCCAATGGGCGGCACGTCTGCATGGCCAGCAG CCCCTCTGCTGAGCTCCAGTGCTGCCCAGGCTGGAGGCAGAAAGATCGAGAATGCACCACTC CCATCTGCGAGGGGCTGGACGTCTGCCGGGAAGACGAGGTATGTGTGAAACCAGGCCTCTGTCGATGCAAACCTGGATTCTTCGGGGCCCGGTGCAACTCCC GCTGCCCGGGCCAGTACTGGGGCCCCGACTGCCGGGAGAACTGCGCCTGCCACCCACACGGCCAGTGCGAGCCGGCCACGGGCGTGTGCCACTGCCAATCCGACCGCTGGGGCGACCGCTGCGAGTTCCCGTGCGCCTGCGGTCCCCACGGGCGTTGCAACCCCGAGACTGGCGCGTGCCGCTGCGAGCCCGGCTGGTGGTCGCCCACGTGCCGCCGCCCGTGCCAGTGCAACCCGGCGGCGGCGCGCTGCGATCAGGCCACCGGCTCCTGCCTGTGCGAGCCGGGCTGGTGGGGCCGCCGCTGCAGCTTCCGCTGCGCCTGCCACGGCTCGCCGTGCGCGCAGGAGTCGGGCCGCTGCGCCTGCCGGCCGGGCTGGTGGGGCTCCGAGTGCCGGCAGCCTTGCGAGTGCGTGCGCGGCCGCTGCAGCGCCGCCTCCGGCCTGTGCACATGCCCGCCCGGCTTCCGCGGCGCGCGCTGCGAGCTGCCCTGCCCCGCAGGCCGCTACGGGCTGCAGTGCCGCGACAG CTGCGGCCACTGCAAGCAGCATGAGCCATGCTCTGCAGACACAGGCAGCTGCGAGTCCTGCGAGCCGGGCTGGAATGGGACGCAGTGCCACGAACCCTGCCCTCCTGGCACCTTTGGCGAGAGCTGCAGGCAGCAGTGCCCCCACTGCCGGCTTGGGGAGGCCTGCCAGCCAGACACCGGGCACTGTCGACATTGTGACCCTGGCTGGCTGGGGCCCAG GTGTGAAGACCCCTGCCCGATTGGCACCTTTGGGGAGGGTTGTGGCTCTACCTGCCCCACCTGCGTCCAGGGGGCCTGCGATGCTGTGACTGGGGAGTGTGTCTGCAACGCCGGCTACTGGGGGCCCAG CTGCAACACTTCATGCCCATCTGGCTTCCATGGAAACAACTGCTCTGTTCCCTGCGAATGTCCAGAGGGAAACTGCCACCCTGTCTCTGGGGCCTGCCAGCTGG GATCTCATAGTCAGGATGCCGCCCTCATTGCGGGCATTCTTGTGCCTCTGCTGCTTCTCCTCCTGGCCATCGCCTGCTGTGCCTGCTGCTGCTGGGCTGCCCGGTTGGACCCCAAGGACAG GCCAGCGAGAGATGGAACCGCTATGTCCAGGATGAAGCTGCAGGTCTGGGGGGCACTGACCTCCAGCCTGGGCTCTGCACTGCCCTGCGGTTCCCTCAGCAGTCACAAGCTTCCCTGGGTGACAG CTTCATCGAGCCGCCCTCGGCTGGCTGGGCCTCGGACGACTCCTTCTCTACTGACCCCGAGTCTGGAGAAGAGGACGAGGGTCCTGCCTACTGCGTGCCGCCCCAAGAAG GGATGGTCCCTGTTGCCCAAGCAGAGTCACCAGAGGCCAGCCTGGCCGGaggtcccttccctccccctgagGACGCCTCCACGCCGTTTGCCATCCCGCGCACTTCCAGCCTAG